GGCCAAAGGACACTACACTGAGGGAGCAGAACTTGTAGAATCTGTCTTGGATGTTATTCGTAAGCAAGCTGAAAGTGCAGACTGTCTGCAGGGCTTCCAGATGGCTCATTCCCTTGGTGGAGGTACTGGCTCAGGCCTTGGTACGCTGTTGGTGTCAAAAATACATGAGGATTATCCAGATCGTATTATGACAACTATTTCTGTCATGCCATCCCCCAAGGTTTGTGCTAAAAAAATGGTCATAATATTTTGGTTTTGCTTTCATTATTCAGTTCATTTTCAATAGAACtgtgcattttttattataatcagtcTTCATTATTCAGTTCATTCTGAATAAGgcaattcatttttgtttttgctactttgggattattgttattgttaaactTTGCAGTTGCTGTTTGATTCTCCATCGCACCAGCTTTGACATTTATGAGCTATCATTGAAAACATTTNNNNNNNNNNNNNNNNNNNNNNNNNNNNNNNNNNNNNNNNNNNNNNNNNNNNNNNNNNNNNNNNNNNNNNNNNNNNNNNNNNNNNNNNNNNNNNNNNNNNNNNNNNNNNNNNNNNNNNNNNNNNNNNNNNNNNNNNNNNNNNNNNNNNNNNNNNNNNNNNNNNNNNNNNNNNNNNNNNNNNNNNNNNNNNNNNNNNNNNNNNNNNNNNNNNNNNNNNNNNNNNNNNNNNNNNNNNNNNNNNNNNNNNNNNNNNNNNNNNNNNNNNNNNNNNNNNNNNNNNNNNNNNNNNNNNNNNNNNNNNNNNNNNNNNNNNNNNNNNNNNNNNNNNNNNNNNNNNNNNNNNNNNNNNNNNNNNNNNNNNNNNNNNNNNNNNNNNNNNNNNNNNNNNNNNNNNNNNNNNNNNNNNNNNNNNNNNNNNNNNNNNNNNNNNNNNNNNNNNNNNNNGAAGCTGAATGTGAACATTAAACTAAAAATTActtcaataaaaatttaagttCTTGTTACTTTTGGTATTTGGTCTTTCATTATGAAAGAAGACCACctgcaacacaaaaaataatcaacaaagtCTTATGCAAATGATGAGCAGTATGTTTCAAACTTACATATAGATGTTATTGATTGTTTTGTAAAGCTATTTTCAAATATCTAATATTTCAGGTTTCAGACACCGTTGTGGAACCATATAATGCAACTCTTTCAACACATCAACTATTGGAAAACTCAGATGAAACTTTCTGTATAGATAATGAAGCTCTTTATGATATTTGCTTCAAGACCCTGAAACTTCAAAATCCAAGTTATGGTGACCTTAACCACTTGGTTTCCCTTAGCATGTCTGGGTTTACCACTTGTCTCCGTTTCCCTGGCCAGCTTAATGCAGACCTCAGAAAGCTTGCAGTAAACATGGTGCCCTTCCCCCGTCTTCATTTTTTCATGCCAGGATTCGTTCCTCTCACTCCACGGGGTTCGCAAAGCTACAGAGCCCTTACAGTGCCTGAGCTGACCCTGCAGATGTTTGATGCCAAGAATATGATGGCAGCTTGTGATCCCAGACATGGACGGTACCTTACTGTTGCCTCCATCTTCAGAGGCAGGGTGTCTATGAAGGAAATAGATGAACAGATGtacaatatacaaaacaaaaactccTCTTTCTTTATTGAGTGGATTCCCCACAATGTAAAGACAGCAGTATGTGATATAGCCCCTCGTGGCCTCAAGATGTCGGCTACCTTCATTGGAAACACAACTGCTATTCAGGACCTGTTCAGGAGGGTGTGTGAACAATTTTCGGCAATGTTCAAGAGGAGAGCTTTCCTCCACTGGTACACTACTGAGGGTATGGATGAAATAGAGTTTACTGAGGCAGAATCCAACATGACAGATTTAATTGCTGAGTACCAGCAGTACCAAGAAGCAACTGCTGAAGAGGATTCTTTTGGTGAAGACCAATACGAAGAACAGGCATATGTTGCTTAGGCTGCCCTGGAGACTTCTATATTTAatcttattcatatatgaatagcTCATTACtatgatttatgtatgttttattcacAATAAAGTAATTACTCTATATTTCCATGTATACTTTAAACATTTGTTTCCATTAAAGAAACTTTTTTGTTCAAAACAACTTCCATTGGTGTTTTGGGTGTAAATGAAATCTGTAAGAGGCataatataagattttatttGCATGCTTATAAGATAACAACTTACatttatcaacaataacaatgagtgTGATGACTGCATCAGCATGAACCACTTTTGCATGACATGAATCAAGGAAAATGAACTTCAAAGTTTTTGAGTAGAAAAGCACAATTATTCTTGGTTTCTTAATGAGACTGACTTTACTTCATGCATCTGCAAAAATCTCTTGTCCATAGGAGGATGCAGACATCTTTTTAACAAACCATAACCTGCTATCAATAGAATATCATTTGAATCTCTTATAAATCAAagtgaattattataattttgtctcTTATTCATCAAGAATGCAACAGTATGATGTTTTTTGCAACAGTTCCTCACATCCTTTGATTATGCAGAGAAAATTCTTTAACAACTGgcaaataaaaatttagaaaaatatccagtttatcattaatatacaaTTGCATCTTACAAAACAGTCACATGTTTACAAAGGTATTTCTTAACAGTATCATAATTGATTCTGAAAGAACTGCATAGTTGAACAGGCATCATATCACTAATCCAACATCAACAGATGATGGCTTACAGCCAGACTTGTTTTCAGATTTCATGAAAAACAGAGGTTAAATTTAATAGTTTAATTTGCACGCAAGTTTCAACATACACAACAAAGACTATGGTTTAAATGTATCACTTCAACTAACTGATAAAGAAACTAAGTATTAACAAAATGGAAAAGTTCCTAATAAATATTcactatgataaaataaaaatacattccaCATTCaaagcaataaaaattaaaacatatggCATTCATAGGATAGTAAACTTtcctgaagatgatgatagttatttttcaaaatattttttaaccacTCTGTAAA
This region of Penaeus monodon isolate SGIC_2016 chromosome 27, NSTDA_Pmon_1, whole genome shotgun sequence genomic DNA includes:
- the LOC119590610 gene encoding tubulin beta chain-like, yielding MREIIHVQIGQCGNQIGTKFWEIISDEHGIQPDGQYAGESPELREVQLERVNVYFDEGTKGKYVPRSVLVDLEPGTIEAAKSGPYGALYKPDSFVYGQGGAGNNWAKGHYTEGAELVESVLDVIRKQAESADCLQGFQMAHSLGGGTGSGLGTLLVSKIHEDYPDRIMTTISVMPSPKVSDTVVEPYNATLSTHQLLENSDETFCIDNEALYDICFKTLKLQNPSYGDLNHLVSLSMSGFTTCLRFPGQLNADLRKLAVNMVPFPRLHFFMPGFVPLTPRGSQSYRALTVPELTLQMFDAKNMMAACDPRHGRYLTVASIFRGRVSMKEIDEQMYNIQNKNSSFFIEWIPHNVKTAVCDIAPRGLKMSATFIGNTTAIQDLFRRVCEQFSAMFKRRAFLHWYTTEGMDEIEFTEAESNMTDLIAEYQQYQEATAEEDSFGEDQYEEQAYVA